One Solanum pennellii chromosome 9, SPENNV200 DNA segment encodes these proteins:
- the LOC107031094 gene encoding vesicle transport protein GOT1, producing the protein MTYELDEQKKVGLGLIGFGIFFTFLAIMLFFDRGLLALANILLLAGVALLLGLRSTLQLFKVNYKGTISFMLGLFLIFVRWPVVGIIVEIYGCIILFGCFWPSIKVFLFQIPVFGWILQYPALLLDRFRS; encoded by the exons ATGACATATGAATTAGATGAACAAAAAA AGGTTGGGTTAGGTCTCATTGGATTTGGCatctttttcacttttcttGCCATAATGTTGTTCTTCGACAGGGGTTTGCTTGCGCTGGCAAAT ATACTTTTGTTAGCAGGTGTAGCACTTCTGTTGGGTTTGCGTTCTACATTACAGCTCTTCAAAGTAAACTACAAG GGCACAATATCATTTATGCTTGGGCTCTTTCTCATATTTGTTCGCTGGCCAGTTGTGGGTATCATTGTGGAAATATATGGATGCATTATTCTCTTCGG TTGTTTCTGGCCATCCATCAAGGTTTTTCTTTTCCAGATTCCTGTATTTGGATGGATTCTGCAGTATCCTGCCCTG CTTCTTGACCGCTTTCGTAGCTGA